Genomic DNA from Haloplanus sp. HW8-1:
GACCGTCGGGAGCGCGCAGCGCTTTTTGGTCCAGCTTTTGCCGAGGGCTGGCGTCACCAGCCCGCAGCGCAAAAGGTGGGGTGTGCGGCCTTCGAGTTCCGACGGACGCGCTGGCGTAGTCGGCGTCGCCGCTCCGCGTCAGTAGGTCTCGATATCGACGCCGAACCGCTCGAAATCCGCCACGTTCCGTGTGAGAACCGGCTCAGCGACGATCTCCGCGGTCGCTCCGATGATCACGTCCCCGTCGGCGACGGCGTCCCCCTCGTTCGCTAGCTCGCCCGACAGGCGGCCGGCCTTCCGCATCACTGCGGTGTCGGCGGGATGAATCGGCTTCGAGGCCAAGACGTTCTCGACCGTCTCGCGCTCCGTCTCCGACTGCTTCGAGCGTGCAACCCGTGCTGTAACTCGAACAGCGTCATCGCCGAGACGCGTTGCTGAACGAGGTTCGCCTCCAGTTCCCGTGCTTTCTCCACGGCTCCGCCGTCACCGTCCATCAAGTCGATCAGAAACGACGTGTCGAGGAGCACGCTATGGCCCACGCAGTCGGTCGGCGACCCCTTCTAACTCCTCGTGGCGTCGCGCTCGGCGCTCGTCGACGGCTCCCCGGAGTGCGTCGGCCTCGTCGTCGTCGAGGATTCCGGCGAGGTCCAGCAGCGACCGCTCGCCGGCCAGCCTGAGGACGACCTCCGAGAACGTCTCGTCGTCGCGTTTGTGCGCGGCGAGACGTTCGTAGGCGTCTTCGGAGAGACGGATGCTCTTCGACATGTGCATACGGTTGTATGCACGTTGCAAAAGCGCTTTTCCCGGCCGGCGTCCTCCCCGACTCGCCCGTCCGGTATACGAACTAATCGTCCGGCTTGCGACCCCAACCGAGGCGTTTAACACCGGCCGCTCCGGTAGCCCCACGCGAGCAATGCCGAGCGGAGAATACGACCCGGAGACGGTCGAACGACAGTGGCAGGAGCGGTGGGTCGAGGAGGACCTCTACGCCTACGGGGACGGCGCGGTAGATCCGGATACCGTCTTCTCCATCGACTCGCCGCCGCCGACGGTGTCGGGCAGCCTCCACTGGGGGCACGTCTACGGGTTCACCCTGCAGGACTTCGTCGCCCGGTACAACCGGATGCAGGGGGGAGACGTGTTCTTCCCGTTCGGCTACGACGACAACGGCATCGCCTCCGAGCGACTCACGGAGGACGAACTCGACGTCCAACACCAGGAGTACGACCGCGACGTGTTTCAGGAGATGTGCCGCGGGGTCTGTGCGAAATACGAGGCGGACTTCACCGAGAAGATGCAGGCGCTCGGCATCTCCATCGACTGGGACGAAACCTACCGGACCATCGAACCGCGGGTCCAGCGCATCTCGCAACTCTCCTTCATCGACCTCTACGAGCAGGGCCGTGAGTACCGCCAGCGCGCGCCCGCCATCTGGTGTCCCGACTGTGAGACCGCCATCTCGCAGGTGGAGATGGAGGACTCAG
This window encodes:
- a CDS encoding antitoxin VapB family protein, yielding MSKSIRLSEDAYERLAAHKRDDETFSEVVLRLAGERSLLDLAGILDDDEADALRGAVDERRARRHEELEGVADRLRGP